Proteins from a single region of Callithrix jacchus isolate 240 chromosome 12, calJac240_pri, whole genome shotgun sequence:
- the LOC144578596 gene encoding phospholipid-transporting ATPase ABCA3-like: MCKTGKATIITSHSMEEYEALCARMATVAKGTFMCLGSTQHLKNKFGNMYTQTAKIEIETNEHKAEMFKEFIETTFLASKATLIPWFVATPL, encoded by the exons ATGTGTAAAACTGGTAAAGCTACCATCATAACTTCCCACAG CATGGAAGAATATGAGGCCCTCTGTGCGAGGATGGCCACCGTGGCTAAGGGAACGTTCATGTGCCTGGGCAGCACTCAGCACCTCAAGAACAAGTTTGGTAATATGTACACTCAGACAGCAAAGATTGAGATTGAAACAAATGAACACAAAGCAGAGATGTTCAAAGAATTCATTGAAACAACTTTCCTAG cCTCTAAGGCTACCCtcattccttggtttgtggccACACCACTCTGA